From the genome of Virgibacillus siamensis, one region includes:
- a CDS encoding DHH family phosphoesterase, with protein sequence MKLEKIISKIKNYDTIIIHRHVRPDPDAYGSQAGLKEMIIGSFPDKQVFIVGEEDPSLNFLARMDDISDDMYENALVIVCDTANAARICDRRYDLGAELIKIDHHPNVDMYGDLIWVDTSASSTSEMICDLYEYAKHDGFQMNNRVAMLLYAGIVGDTGRFLFPSTSQKTFQHAAELVAYDFDRPRLYDGIYNIKDHIARLRGYILQHFQLSTSGMSSIRLTCDKLAEFNVSAADSGQLIGVLGDIEGIKAWVFFIEEEDQIRVRLRSKGPVVNDIAAKYNGGGHPMAAGASVKTWDDTDEVVADLEKACLQYNG encoded by the coding sequence ATGAAACTGGAAAAAATAATATCTAAAATCAAGAATTATGATACGATCATCATTCATCGTCACGTCCGGCCAGATCCTGATGCGTATGGTTCTCAGGCCGGCCTGAAGGAAATGATTATTGGTTCATTCCCGGATAAACAAGTTTTCATTGTCGGGGAAGAAGACCCATCATTGAACTTTTTGGCAAGAATGGATGATATTTCTGACGATATGTATGAAAATGCGCTGGTGATTGTTTGTGATACAGCAAATGCTGCCCGAATATGTGACCGGAGATACGATTTGGGAGCCGAACTTATCAAGATTGATCATCATCCAAATGTCGATATGTATGGTGATCTAATATGGGTTGATACATCAGCAAGTTCTACGAGTGAAATGATTTGTGATTTGTACGAATATGCTAAGCATGATGGGTTTCAGATGAACAACAGGGTAGCGATGCTCCTTTATGCAGGTATTGTTGGAGATACCGGAAGATTTTTATTTCCATCCACATCGCAGAAGACCTTTCAGCATGCGGCTGAACTTGTTGCCTATGATTTTGATCGGCCGCGTCTTTATGATGGAATTTATAATATAAAGGATCATATTGCTCGTTTGCGCGGCTATATTTTGCAACACTTCCAACTTTCAACTTCAGGAATGAGTTCCATACGGCTAACCTGTGACAAATTGGCGGAATTTAATGTTAGCGCTGCTGATTCCGGCCAGCTTATTGGAGTACTGGGGGATATTGAAGGTATTAAAGCATGGGTATTTTTTATTGAGGAGGAAGATCAGATTCGTGTGCGATTGCGTTCGAAAGGTCCTGTCGTGAACGATATTGCTGCTAAGTATAATGGAGGCGGACATCCAATGGCTGCTGGAGCATCTGTAAAAACATGGGATGATACAGATGAAGTCGTGGCGGATCTGGAAAAAGCATGTCTTCAGTATAACGGCTAA
- a CDS encoding YtrH family sporulation protein, producing MEERFVVQFIHCFFIAFGVIIGGAIIGSIGSFATGDAPFTSMNRIAKSLRIWAIVAAIGGTFDAIANFERGIYDGSTLDMFKQIMLILSAMGGVKTAMVLLGWLIQEDIG from the coding sequence ATGGAAGAAAGATTTGTCGTACAATTCATTCATTGCTTTTTTATAGCTTTTGGAGTAATTATAGGCGGTGCCATTATTGGAAGCATTGGATCTTTTGCAACAGGGGATGCACCGTTCACATCAATGAACCGAATCGCAAAGAGCCTGCGCATTTGGGCAATCGTTGCAGCAATCGGCGGAACGTTTGACGCAATCGCTAATTTTGAAAGAGGAATCTATGACGGGTCTACACTGGACATGTTTAAACAAATCATGCTTATCTTATCAGCAATGGGAGGCGTTAAAACAGCAATGGTATTACTTGGCTGGCTGATCCAGGAGGATATCGGGTAA
- a CDS encoding YtpI family protein, producing MIIFPILITLSAVFWIYYKVAILKTHDGLKQRYFNAKSRLCLGGFLIFFAINEYLFYQTQIALLIGIVFLIIGVMQLNRGLKETKHYRNEWKRLNQA from the coding sequence ATGATTATTTTTCCAATCCTGATTACGTTGTCAGCAGTGTTCTGGATTTACTACAAGGTGGCAATCCTGAAGACACATGACGGATTGAAACAACGATATTTCAATGCAAAATCACGTCTTTGTCTCGGGGGCTTTCTTATTTTCTTTGCGATTAATGAGTATCTGTTTTATCAAACGCAAATAGCTTTACTTATTGGAATAGTATTTTTGATTATTGGCGTTATGCAATTGAATCGAGGACTGAAGGAAACCAAACATTACCGCAATGAATGGAAACGATTGAACCAGGCATAA
- the dnaE gene encoding DNA polymerase III subunit alpha: MSFTHLQVHSGYSIMNSTITVERLAEQVKKLGMDSVALTDDHVLYGAVQFYKACLKTGIKPIIGMTINVKESTGSISECILLAKNNHGYKNLMQISTLINLTDIKSMETSALAPHVSGLICILPATNKHLSDLLQNLTHDEVNDYLESEWGMFAFDDFYIGVQDHGLERDRKVNTSLQVFHKGYGIQVTAVNNVWYLDEKDSVAFDCLQAMKNGKGWMLRNPEPEIQQHHLRSESEMMQVFADWPNVLKTTAEIKKKCNVSFDFEHKTLPAYPVPAHQDAHTYLTDICRGNLHKKYNVVTDEIENRLTYELKIIKSMGFSDYFLIVWDFIAYAKEQHIMVGPGRGSAAGSLVAYVLGITEVDPIQYELLFERFLNPERITMPDIDVDFSDHRRDEVIAYVREKYGDANVAQIITFGTFAARSLIRELIKTMGIEQQEAHYLLKDIPSQSRKSIVELVKDSRELQEYVQQSRKLKALLKVAAKLEGLPRHISTHAAGVVISDKPLVGDVPLTEGAAETNLTQFSMNDLESIGLLKMDFLGLRNLTLLERILKTIAYQMKKTIGLQDIPDNDEAAYNLLQEGKTNGIFQLESQGMKRVLRNLEPTRFEDIVAVNALYRPGPMEHIPEYIERKHGNAAVTYPHPDLESILGKTYGVLVYQEQIMQIANKLAGFTLGEADILRRAVSKKQQQMMDELKEKFIVGCSDKGYSVQVAEEIFQWIVKFSNYGFNRSHAVAYSKISYQLAYLKAHYPRAFFAELLSSAGNQQDKLHLYMTELREMGIQLLPPSINKSFGKYSVEAEGIRMGLLSIKGIGNNVVKELIRARKDGPFKSLFDLCLRVSLKTVNRSALETIIMAGAFDQIYNNRASLLASIDRALEQGELFKEFTDQSSLFQDGLDLEGSYIEMEDFSQMKKLTDEKGLLGIYISSHPLKKFREILSMNNYVSMKEAQQMIGRKNIKSAGIIQSIKVIRTKRGESMAFVTVGDETGEMEGVIFPDVYREVNPWLSEEKIITLSGKIEARNNKIQWLMSNLDVFQKEAWEPDQTRRLFIKLTGQDSEKAFKVIKHIASKYRGNIPIIVYNPQSKQTYKLSMAYSIQSTDGCLRLFRNHFGNENVVLNEVHREVQEE; the protein is encoded by the coding sequence ATGTCTTTTACACATTTACAAGTACATAGCGGCTACAGCATAATGAACAGTACGATTACAGTTGAGCGGCTTGCGGAACAAGTGAAAAAACTGGGAATGGATTCAGTGGCGCTGACAGATGATCATGTTTTATATGGTGCTGTCCAATTTTATAAAGCATGTTTGAAAACCGGCATAAAACCTATTATTGGAATGACCATAAATGTTAAAGAATCAACAGGCAGCATTTCGGAATGTATACTGCTTGCCAAGAATAACCATGGTTACAAAAATCTGATGCAGATCAGCACGCTGATCAATTTGACTGATATAAAAAGCATGGAAACATCAGCACTAGCTCCTCATGTATCCGGACTAATCTGTATCCTGCCTGCAACAAATAAACATCTGTCAGATTTATTGCAAAATCTTACGCATGATGAAGTGAATGATTACCTGGAGTCAGAATGGGGGATGTTCGCATTCGATGACTTTTATATTGGGGTCCAGGATCATGGACTGGAAAGAGACCGAAAAGTTAATACATCATTACAGGTGTTTCACAAGGGGTACGGTATTCAGGTTACAGCTGTTAACAATGTTTGGTACTTGGATGAGAAAGACAGCGTGGCATTTGATTGTCTTCAGGCTATGAAAAACGGAAAAGGCTGGATGCTCCGAAACCCGGAACCCGAAATACAGCAGCATCATCTTCGTTCTGAGAGTGAAATGATGCAGGTTTTTGCGGATTGGCCAAATGTCCTTAAAACAACTGCCGAAATCAAAAAGAAATGTAATGTTTCATTTGATTTTGAACATAAAACCCTTCCGGCATATCCGGTTCCGGCTCATCAGGATGCACATACATATCTGACTGATATTTGCAGAGGAAATTTGCATAAAAAATATAATGTGGTAACAGATGAGATTGAAAATCGTCTTACATATGAATTGAAGATTATTAAGTCTATGGGATTCAGTGATTATTTTTTGATTGTCTGGGACTTTATTGCATACGCGAAAGAACAACACATTATGGTCGGTCCGGGACGAGGGTCTGCTGCCGGTTCTCTTGTGGCATATGTTCTTGGCATCACAGAAGTGGATCCAATCCAGTACGAATTGTTATTTGAACGTTTTCTGAATCCGGAACGTATTACCATGCCTGATATTGATGTGGATTTTTCGGATCATCGAAGAGATGAGGTCATTGCATATGTCCGTGAAAAATATGGAGATGCAAACGTTGCACAAATTATTACCTTTGGGACTTTTGCAGCCAGATCGTTAATCAGGGAGCTTATCAAAACGATGGGAATTGAACAGCAGGAGGCTCATTATTTACTGAAGGATATTCCTTCACAGTCAAGAAAATCGATTGTGGAACTTGTGAAGGATTCGCGGGAATTACAGGAATACGTTCAACAATCCAGGAAATTGAAGGCGTTGTTGAAGGTAGCTGCGAAGCTGGAAGGGTTGCCAAGGCATATTTCAACCCACGCGGCTGGAGTGGTTATCAGTGATAAACCGCTTGTCGGGGACGTTCCATTGACTGAAGGCGCTGCTGAGACGAATTTGACCCAGTTTTCCATGAATGATCTCGAATCCATTGGACTACTGAAGATGGATTTTCTCGGTCTTCGTAATCTGACACTGCTTGAACGTATATTAAAAACGATTGCGTATCAGATGAAAAAAACAATCGGCCTTCAAGATATTCCTGATAATGATGAAGCTGCTTATAACCTGTTACAGGAAGGAAAGACGAATGGAATATTCCAGCTTGAATCCCAAGGGATGAAACGTGTTCTGAGAAATCTGGAGCCTACCCGATTTGAAGATATTGTTGCAGTGAACGCATTGTACCGGCCGGGACCTATGGAACATATTCCGGAATATATCGAACGGAAACATGGAAATGCAGCGGTTACGTACCCACATCCGGATCTTGAATCTATTTTAGGAAAAACATATGGGGTTCTTGTCTATCAAGAGCAAATTATGCAGATTGCTAATAAACTGGCAGGATTCACGTTGGGTGAAGCAGATATATTGCGCAGGGCGGTCAGTAAAAAACAGCAGCAGATGATGGATGAACTGAAGGAGAAATTCATTGTGGGCTGCAGCGACAAGGGTTACAGTGTTCAGGTTGCTGAAGAGATTTTTCAGTGGATTGTTAAGTTTTCAAACTATGGCTTTAACCGTAGTCACGCTGTTGCCTATAGTAAAATTTCGTACCAGCTGGCATATTTGAAGGCGCATTATCCAAGGGCTTTTTTCGCCGAATTGCTAAGCTCTGCCGGAAACCAGCAAGATAAACTCCATTTGTACATGACAGAGTTAAGAGAAATGGGCATTCAGTTACTCCCGCCTTCCATTAATAAAAGTTTCGGCAAATATTCAGTTGAGGCTGAAGGTATTCGTATGGGGTTATTATCCATAAAAGGGATTGGCAACAATGTTGTAAAGGAATTAATACGCGCACGAAAGGACGGTCCTTTCAAAAGTTTATTTGATTTGTGCCTGCGGGTTTCGTTAAAAACAGTTAACCGATCAGCATTAGAGACAATTATTATGGCTGGAGCATTTGATCAGATTTATAACAATCGCGCAAGTCTATTGGCTTCTATTGACAGGGCACTGGAACAAGGAGAGTTATTTAAGGAATTTACGGACCAATCCAGTCTGTTTCAGGATGGTCTTGATCTGGAAGGGTCCTATATAGAAATGGAAGATTTTAGTCAGATGAAAAAGCTGACGGATGAAAAAGGATTGCTGGGAATATACATCTCCAGTCATCCGTTAAAAAAGTTCAGAGAAATATTGAGCATGAACAACTATGTCTCAATGAAAGAAGCACAGCAGATGATTGGACGGAAGAATATAAAGAGCGCCGGAATTATTCAGTCAATAAAGGTTATCCGCACCAAACGCGGGGAATCGATGGCTTTTGTTACGGTTGGTGATGAAACAGGTGAGATGGAAGGGGTTATATTTCCGGATGTGTACAGGGAAGTTAATCCTTGGCTTTCAGAAGAAAAAATCATTACTCTTTCAGGCAAAATTGAAGCTAGAAATAATAAAATTCAGTGGCTGATGTCCAACTTGGATGTTTTTCAAAAAGAAGCATGGGAACCCGATCAAACGAGACGGTTATTTATAAAATTAACCGGACAAGACAGTGAGAAAGCTTTCAAAGTTATAAAACATATAGCTTCCAAGTACAGGGGAAATATTCCGATTATCGTGTACAATCCGCAATCGAAACAAACATACAAACTCAGTATGGCATACTCAATCCAGTCAACCGATGGGTGTTTACGATTATTCCGCAATCATTTTGGTAATGAAAACGTTGTGCTGAATGAGGTGCACCGTGAAGTACAGGAGGAATAA
- the ytrI gene encoding sporulation membrane protein YtrI: MHIPPYYKKPSWQRFFAGAFFGACIAYFIFVYMHGFMYEQLLGENKDLQSQVAELKKQNEALLQDNQDLNEKTEEPLTVNSIEITITNQDELRLDKLIIHDLEELMKEEIDHIIGKDVSIIDESAQLLISSLENKEYTVDDFNYGFTIKKLTISKTLKITAEAELAD; encoded by the coding sequence ATGCATATTCCGCCATATTATAAAAAACCGTCGTGGCAGCGTTTTTTCGCGGGAGCTTTTTTTGGGGCATGTATTGCCTATTTTATATTTGTCTATATGCACGGATTCATGTATGAACAACTTTTGGGAGAAAATAAAGATTTACAATCACAGGTGGCTGAACTAAAAAAACAAAATGAAGCACTGCTTCAGGACAATCAGGATTTAAATGAAAAAACAGAGGAACCATTAACGGTCAATTCCATCGAAATTACAATAACCAACCAAGATGAACTGCGTCTTGATAAATTAATTATACACGATCTTGAAGAATTGATGAAGGAAGAAATCGACCATATTATCGGTAAAGATGTTTCCATCATTGATGAAAGTGCCCAGCTTCTGATTTCATCCTTGGAAAACAAAGAGTATACAGTAGATGATTTCAACTATGGATTTACGATCAAAAAACTAACAATCAGTAAAACATTGAAAATAACTGCGGAGGCAGAACTTGCTGATTAA
- the accD gene encoding acetyl-CoA carboxylase, carboxyltransferase subunit beta: protein MLKDFFARKKKYASIPSEQGKLDVPEGLMKKCSGCNKIYYRKEMIKNDNVCPNCGYHHPLTAWERIGGLFDDETFEEWDGQLTTTNPLGFPGYEEKIEKDREKTGLNEGVVTGKGMIEGNPAACAVMDASFRMGSMGSVIGEKIARAIEQARKESLPFIIFTASGGARMQEGVLSLMQMTKTSVAISRFSDAGGLMISVMTHPTTGGVSASFASLGDYNFAEPGALIGFAGRRIIEQTIREKLPEDFQTAEFLLKHGQLDKVVHRHDLKSLLTSLLAMHQKGGDVS, encoded by the coding sequence TTGCTTAAGGATTTTTTTGCCAGAAAAAAGAAATATGCATCCATACCGAGTGAACAGGGAAAACTTGATGTTCCAGAAGGGTTAATGAAAAAGTGCAGTGGATGTAATAAAATTTATTATCGAAAAGAAATGATAAAAAATGATAATGTCTGTCCCAATTGCGGTTATCATCACCCATTGACAGCTTGGGAACGTATCGGCGGGTTGTTTGATGATGAAACGTTCGAGGAATGGGATGGACAGTTAACAACTACCAACCCGCTCGGCTTCCCGGGGTATGAAGAAAAGATTGAAAAAGACCGGGAAAAAACCGGCTTGAATGAAGGTGTGGTAACAGGCAAGGGGATGATTGAAGGGAACCCGGCCGCCTGCGCTGTAATGGATGCAAGTTTTCGGATGGGAAGTATGGGATCTGTAATTGGAGAAAAAATAGCCAGAGCTATTGAACAGGCGAGAAAGGAATCATTACCGTTTATCATTTTCACAGCATCGGGTGGCGCGAGAATGCAGGAAGGTGTATTGAGCTTGATGCAAATGACCAAGACATCTGTTGCGATCAGCAGATTTTCTGATGCCGGCGGGTTAATGATATCCGTCATGACGCATCCAACTACTGGAGGTGTTTCCGCCAGTTTCGCGTCGCTGGGGGATTATAATTTTGCTGAGCCCGGTGCTTTAATTGGCTTTGCCGGACGCAGGATTATTGAACAAACCATACGCGAGAAACTGCCTGAGGATTTCCAGACAGCGGAATTTTTGCTGAAACATGGACAACTGGATAAGGTTGTTCACCGGCATGACCTGAAGTCACTTCTGACGTCATTACTTGCGATGCATCAGAAAGGCGGGGATGTATCATGA
- a CDS encoding DRTGG domain-containing protein: MATKHEQILQHILTLDIGHKISVRQIAKALNVSEGTAYRAIKEAENQGIVSTIERVGTIRIERKKKENFERLTFAEVINIVDGQVLGGRKGLHKTLNKFVIGAMQLDAMMRYTEAGSLLIVGNRVKAHQLALSEGAAVLITGGFDTTDEIKQLADEKQLPLMSTSYDTFTVAAMINRAIYDQLIKKEIVFVGDIYTPYDKSFYLYTKDHLQRWYELNDQSKHTRFPVVDEKERVMGMVTSKDIIGKDVSLPVEKVMTKNPIMVQEKTSLAYVAHMMVWEGIEVVPVVNPSQKLQGIVSRQDVLKALQQVQRQPQVGETIEDIVSRNLQPAGNDGTSFQVQVMPQMTNQLGTLSNGVFTALMTEASSRLLLHHKKGELVVESLTVYFLKPVPIESILLIKPTLMEAGRIYAKIDIEVYNGRKMVGKGLLMAQLIDR, translated from the coding sequence ATGGCAACAAAACATGAGCAGATTCTGCAGCATATTTTAACGCTGGATATAGGCCATAAAATTTCGGTCCGGCAGATTGCAAAAGCGTTAAATGTGAGTGAAGGCACAGCCTATCGGGCGATAAAGGAAGCTGAAAACCAAGGAATTGTCAGTACAATAGAACGTGTCGGGACAATTCGGATTGAACGTAAGAAAAAAGAAAATTTTGAGCGTCTCACATTTGCCGAGGTTATCAATATTGTTGATGGACAAGTACTTGGCGGACGTAAAGGACTTCACAAGACATTGAATAAATTTGTTATTGGTGCAATGCAGCTTGATGCGATGATGCGCTATACGGAGGCAGGTTCACTTCTTATTGTCGGTAATCGTGTGAAAGCGCATCAACTTGCATTAAGTGAAGGTGCAGCTGTTTTGATTACGGGTGGTTTTGATACAACCGATGAAATTAAACAGCTTGCTGATGAAAAACAGCTGCCTTTAATGTCCACCAGTTACGATACTTTTACTGTTGCAGCGATGATTAACCGGGCTATTTATGACCAGTTAATCAAAAAGGAAATTGTATTTGTTGGAGATATTTATACTCCATATGATAAATCTTTTTATTTATACACCAAGGACCATCTGCAGCGCTGGTATGAATTGAATGACCAATCGAAACATACCAGATTTCCGGTTGTTGATGAAAAAGAACGGGTAATGGGGATGGTTACTTCAAAAGATATAATTGGCAAAGATGTCTCATTACCGGTTGAAAAAGTAATGACGAAAAATCCAATTATGGTGCAGGAAAAGACGTCGCTTGCATACGTTGCCCATATGATGGTATGGGAGGGAATTGAGGTTGTTCCCGTTGTTAACCCATCGCAGAAACTGCAGGGAATTGTATCCCGGCAGGATGTGCTGAAGGCATTACAGCAAGTTCAGCGACAACCACAGGTCGGGGAAACGATAGAAGATATCGTTTCGCGCAATCTGCAGCCAGCCGGAAATGATGGGACGAGCTTTCAAGTACAGGTTATGCCGCAGATGACCAATCAATTGGGAACTCTTTCAAATGGTGTCTTTACTGCGCTGATGACCGAAGCCAGCAGCAGACTATTGCTACATCATAAAAAAGGTGAGCTGGTTGTGGAAAGTTTAACGGTGTACTTTTTGAAGCCTGTACCAATTGAAAGCATTTTGTTAATTAAGCCGACACTAATGGAGGCAGGCAGGATTTACGCTAAAATTGATATTGAAGTGTACAACGGCAGAAAAATGGTTGGAAAGGGTCTTTTGATGGCTCAATTAATTGATCGTTAA
- a CDS encoding NAD(P)-dependent malic enzyme, producing the protein MSDLRDEALHMHKMNKGKLSTEPKVKVRNAKDLSLAYSPGVAEPCKEIYDRPETVYDYTMKGNMVGVVTDGSAVLGLGNIGAEASMPVMEGKAVLFKSFAGVDAFPVCLSSHEIEDIVQTVKLMEPTFGGINLEDIAAPNCFIIEERLKKETNIPIFHDDQHGTAIVTVAGLINALKLTGKSFSEIKVVANGAGAAGIAIIKLLYSFGVREMIMCDSKGAIYENRPYGMNEVKEQVAKMTNKDNKEGNLEEVLEGADVFIGVSVGGLLTQDMVKKMDDDPIIFAMANPDPEIMPDDAKAAGAKVIGTGRSDFPNQVNNVLAFPGIFRGALDVRATRINEKMKVAAAKAIASLISENELSTDYVIPAPFDPRVAPLVASSVAKAAMESGVARINVNPDDVAEKTKVLTRIDED; encoded by the coding sequence GTGTCAGACTTAAGAGATGAAGCATTGCACATGCATAAAATGAATAAAGGCAAATTATCCACAGAGCCGAAAGTTAAGGTTCGTAATGCAAAAGATTTAAGCTTAGCATATTCGCCAGGTGTGGCAGAACCATGCAAAGAAATCTATGACCGACCAGAAACTGTATATGATTATACGATGAAAGGAAACATGGTAGGAGTTGTAACAGACGGATCTGCGGTTCTCGGATTAGGGAATATTGGAGCAGAAGCTTCCATGCCTGTTATGGAAGGTAAGGCCGTGCTATTCAAAAGCTTTGCCGGAGTCGACGCATTTCCGGTTTGTCTTTCATCCCACGAAATTGAGGATATCGTTCAAACGGTGAAACTGATGGAACCAACTTTCGGCGGGATTAACCTTGAAGATATTGCTGCTCCAAATTGTTTTATTATTGAAGAGCGGCTGAAAAAGGAGACAAATATTCCGATTTTTCATGATGACCAGCATGGAACGGCGATTGTTACAGTAGCCGGTCTTATTAATGCGTTGAAATTAACAGGCAAGTCATTTTCGGAAATCAAGGTGGTTGCGAATGGAGCAGGTGCAGCCGGTATTGCGATTATAAAACTTTTGTATAGCTTTGGAGTCCGTGAAATGATTATGTGTGATTCCAAGGGTGCAATTTATGAGAACAGACCTTATGGTATGAATGAAGTAAAAGAACAAGTTGCCAAAATGACCAATAAAGATAATAAAGAAGGAAATCTTGAAGAAGTTCTGGAAGGAGCCGATGTGTTTATCGGTGTATCAGTTGGCGGGTTGTTGACCCAGGACATGGTGAAGAAAATGGACGATGATCCAATTATTTTTGCGATGGCGAACCCTGATCCGGAAATCATGCCGGATGATGCAAAGGCAGCCGGTGCCAAAGTAATTGGAACAGGCAGGTCTGATTTTCCAAACCAGGTTAATAATGTACTGGCTTTTCCAGGAATTTTCAGAGGGGCGTTGGATGTCAGAGCTACCCGAATCAATGAAAAGATGAAAGTCGCTGCAGCAAAGGCGATAGCTTCTTTGATTTCCGAGAATGAATTAAGTACGGATTATGTCATTCCGGCTCCTTTCGATCCGCGAGTTGCGCCATTGGTTGCTTCCAGTGTTGCAAAAGCTGCAATGGAATCCGGTGTCGCCCGGATTAATGTGAATCCTGATGATGTGGCGGAGAAAACAAAGGTATTGACAAGGATTGACGAGGATTAA
- a CDS encoding FadR/GntR family transcriptional regulator has protein sequence MAVSMSPKQKVYQGVLQEIRRFIDSNDLEPGDKLPSERDLSEKLHAGRSSVREALRAMELLGLIQTRHGEGTFLSMYNPYQTVELLSSFILQENNTKKDLLATKRLIEKEVAKLACKRLNTNDLYILQSYLDNPQLSRTEMHVSFFRFLSEHAENKLLAKIWYLLDDFSNTVNTFYFQWEFYHKLLEMLRQKECELIDRLFMDQHIHTLSGGDKN, from the coding sequence ATGGCTGTGTCCATGTCACCGAAACAAAAAGTATATCAGGGTGTATTGCAGGAAATTCGCAGGTTTATCGACAGTAACGACCTGGAGCCCGGTGATAAACTTCCATCAGAACGCGATTTATCCGAAAAGCTTCATGCAGGGAGATCTTCTGTGCGTGAAGCTTTACGTGCTATGGAACTGCTAGGCTTAATTCAGACAAGGCATGGTGAAGGTACTTTTTTGAGTATGTACAACCCGTATCAGACAGTGGAATTATTATCCTCGTTTATATTACAGGAAAACAATACCAAAAAAGATTTACTGGCTACCAAACGGCTCATCGAAAAAGAGGTTGCCAAGCTTGCCTGCAAACGATTGAATACAAATGATCTGTACATCCTTCAGTCCTATTTGGATAATCCGCAATTAAGCAGAACGGAAATGCACGTATCTTTTTTTCGGTTTTTAAGTGAACATGCCGAAAATAAGCTTTTGGCTAAAATATGGTATTTATTAGATGATTTTTCCAATACAGTTAATACATTTTATTTTCAATGGGAGTTTTATCACAAACTTCTGGAAATGCTGCGGCAAAAAGAATGTGAATTAATTGATAGGCTATTTATGGATCAGCACATCCATACGTTGTCCGGGGGCGACAAGAACTGA
- a CDS encoding prepilin peptidase — translation MENALILFFFVLGIIFGSFFNVAGLRVPKREPFVNDRSHCPNCGQSLSWYDLIPVLSFIFLRGKCRDCGKRISFIYPVVELATGFFFSFSYIHIGLNVELIIALTLVSMLMILFVSDVHYMLIPNRILLFFLPVFIILRMINPLDPWWDSIAGGIIALVLLAVIIVVSKGGMGGGDMKLFGLLGIVLGTEKVLLSFFLATLIGALFGGLLLVFRIVGRKQEVPFGPYIIVGALLAYYYGDDIIYWYFNLV, via the coding sequence ATGGAAAATGCACTTATTCTTTTTTTCTTTGTTCTGGGTATTATTTTCGGTTCTTTTTTTAATGTGGCTGGACTTAGAGTACCAAAAAGGGAACCTTTCGTGAATGACAGATCGCATTGTCCGAACTGTGGTCAATCCCTTTCATGGTACGATTTAATTCCCGTTCTTTCCTTCATTTTTTTGCGGGGGAAATGCCGTGATTGCGGGAAACGAATTTCATTTATTTATCCGGTGGTTGAGTTGGCAACAGGATTTTTCTTTTCTTTCAGTTACATTCACATTGGACTGAATGTGGAACTGATTATTGCGCTAACCCTTGTATCGATGCTGATGATTCTGTTTGTTTCGGATGTTCATTATATGCTTATCCCAAACCGTATTTTGCTTTTTTTCTTACCTGTTTTTATCATTCTCCGTATGATAAATCCACTTGATCCATGGTGGGATTCCATAGCCGGGGGAATTATAGCCCTTGTCCTTCTCGCTGTCATTATCGTTGTCAGTAAAGGAGGAATGGGAGGAGGGGATATGAAGCTTTTCGGATTATTAGGTATCGTACTTGGCACGGAGAAAGTATTACTTTCATTTTTCCTTGCAACTTTAATTGGAGCACTATTCGGAGGGTTGCTTCTGGTTTTCAGGATTGTGGGACGTAAGCAGGAAGTACCGTTTGGACCGTACATAATTGTTGGTGCTTTACTGGCATACTATTACGGGGATGATATCATATACTGGTATTTTAATTTGGTATAA